One Sphaerisporangium krabiense DNA segment encodes these proteins:
- a CDS encoding DNA polymerase III subunit alpha — protein sequence MFAHLHVASAYSLRYGSAFPKDLVARAAGHGMDVLALTDRDGMYGAVKHVQACFEAGLRPVVGVDLLLDGPDGPVGRGGDDGDRVTVLARADGWAHLCRLTTAAHHAGERGEPRVTRELAGRHAGGLLVMLGPRSDVGRAVAERRDGRARELLAAWRAAVPDVVVEVVDQFGHREASTAARMIALAESAGVPAVLTNAVRHLDPGDYRVGDVLDAARKLVPLHSRHLEHSASHAYLKSGAEMGRVALRICGGDEARASRLLARTRETAERCALDPLEVLALRGGRERLHLPEVDGDPVPLLRGRCEEGLVARGMERSSEARERLEDELRVIEAKRLSGYFTVVSDITDMIRGMGVRCAIRGSGAGSLVNYLIRIGEVNPLEHGLLMERFLSEGRKGLPDIDVDVESARRLDCYRAILDRYGEDRVACVSMMETYRARSAIRDVGAAMGLPPHEIDVIAKAFPHIRARQIRAALSDLPELRDSGLGDRALATMFELAEKLDGLPRHIALHPCGVLVGNSGLRDRTPVERSLLDFPMSQFDKEDVEEAGLLKLDVLGVRMQSAMAYALGEIRRVDGEDVDLDRGVPRDDRATYDMIRTGHTLGCFQIESPGQRELVSKLEPRTMHDLIVDISLFRPGPVNSDMVTPYLEARHGWREPSYPHPRLRPALRETHGVVIFHEQVLRVVDAMTGCGLSEAESVRRALSSPEGREAVRTWWECSVLPEFDRETTDRAWRVLDAFGSFGFCKAHAAAFALPTYQSAWLKRHHAAAFFAGVLTHEPGMYPNRVILDEARQCGVTVLPLDVNRSGRQWLVERCPAPSSGAPPEDPPRRVGEGYGLRVPFSSVKGVSEAEVERMVAGQPYTSLADFWERARPSRPVAERIVQVGGVDALYGLHPGGPRWRPGELTRRDLLAQVGTLERASATGVRAARRAGAGRARAQPPPEAGTDAVQIPMGFTEHVRPGELPEMTEAEAVQAELEILGMDVSRHIIAFHEDLLAAIGVVRASELLTMRNGAEILVAGVKVATQTPAVRSGQRVVFTTLDDATGPIDLTFFESVQGHCAATLFGSWLLVAKGAVRRVGAHAVSLRALDCWNLVELDEIWRTEGIDAVRAVLDAVPAERGGVGGRPLDYGNGYRLSPYADIGPAAGVRTAPRRLWHVSPGSSGPPPAPQRLDLSPGRDTYAGGASAGRAAASGGARSPKDARSSAPR from the coding sequence ATGTTCGCCCACCTCCACGTCGCCTCCGCCTACTCCCTGCGGTACGGCTCGGCCTTCCCCAAGGACCTGGTCGCCCGCGCGGCCGGGCACGGCATGGACGTCCTCGCGCTGACCGACCGCGACGGCATGTACGGCGCGGTCAAGCACGTCCAGGCGTGCTTCGAGGCGGGCCTGCGGCCGGTCGTCGGCGTCGATCTGCTCCTGGACGGCCCCGACGGCCCCGTCGGCCGCGGCGGCGACGACGGCGACCGGGTCACCGTGCTGGCCAGGGCGGACGGGTGGGCGCACCTGTGCCGTCTCACCACCGCCGCCCACCACGCGGGGGAGCGCGGCGAGCCCCGCGTCACCCGCGAGCTGGCCGGCCGCCACGCCGGCGGGCTGCTGGTCATGCTCGGCCCCCGCTCGGACGTGGGCCGCGCCGTGGCCGAGCGCCGCGACGGCCGGGCGCGCGAGCTGCTCGCCGCCTGGCGGGCCGCCGTCCCCGACGTGGTGGTCGAGGTCGTCGACCAGTTCGGGCACCGGGAGGCGAGCACCGCCGCGCGCATGATCGCCCTGGCCGAGTCGGCGGGCGTGCCCGCCGTGCTGACCAACGCCGTGCGCCACCTGGACCCGGGGGACTACCGCGTCGGCGACGTGCTGGACGCCGCGCGCAAGCTCGTCCCCCTGCACTCGCGCCACCTGGAGCACTCCGCCTCCCACGCCTACCTCAAGAGCGGCGCGGAGATGGGGCGCGTGGCCCTGCGGATCTGCGGCGGCGACGAGGCCCGCGCGTCCCGCCTGCTCGCCCGCACGCGGGAGACCGCCGAGCGGTGCGCGCTCGACCCCTTGGAGGTCCTGGCGCTGCGCGGCGGGCGGGAGCGGCTCCACCTGCCCGAGGTCGACGGCGACCCCGTCCCCCTGCTGCGCGGCCGGTGCGAGGAGGGCCTGGTGGCCCGGGGGATGGAACGGTCCAGCGAGGCGCGGGAACGGCTGGAGGACGAGCTACGCGTGATCGAGGCGAAGCGGCTGTCCGGCTACTTCACGGTCGTCTCCGACATCACCGACATGATCCGCGGGATGGGCGTGCGCTGCGCGATCCGCGGCTCGGGCGCCGGCAGCCTGGTCAACTACCTCATCCGCATCGGCGAGGTGAACCCCCTCGAACACGGCCTGCTGATGGAGCGCTTCCTGTCCGAGGGGCGCAAAGGGCTGCCCGACATCGACGTGGACGTGGAGTCGGCGCGCCGCCTGGACTGCTACCGCGCCATCCTGGACCGCTACGGCGAGGACCGCGTCGCCTGCGTCTCCATGATGGAGACCTACCGCGCCCGCAGCGCCATCCGCGACGTCGGCGCCGCCATGGGCCTGCCCCCGCACGAGATCGACGTCATCGCCAAGGCGTTCCCGCACATCAGGGCGAGGCAGATCCGCGCCGCCCTGTCCGACCTGCCGGAACTGCGTGACAGCGGCCTCGGCGACCGCGCCCTGGCCACGATGTTCGAGCTCGCCGAGAAGCTGGACGGCCTGCCCCGGCACATCGCCCTGCACCCCTGCGGCGTGCTCGTCGGCAACTCCGGCCTGCGCGACCGCACCCCCGTCGAGCGCAGCCTGCTGGACTTCCCGATGAGCCAGTTCGACAAGGAGGACGTCGAGGAGGCCGGGCTGCTGAAGCTCGACGTGCTCGGCGTGCGCATGCAGTCGGCGATGGCGTACGCGCTCGGCGAGATCAGGCGGGTGGACGGCGAGGACGTCGACCTGGACCGGGGCGTCCCCCGGGACGACCGGGCGACCTACGACATGATCCGCACCGGGCACACGCTCGGCTGCTTCCAGATCGAGTCCCCCGGCCAGCGCGAGCTGGTGTCCAAGCTGGAGCCCCGCACCATGCACGACCTGATCGTCGACATCTCGCTGTTCCGGCCGGGCCCGGTCAACTCCGACATGGTCACCCCCTACCTGGAGGCCAGGCACGGCTGGCGCGAGCCGTCCTACCCGCACCCGAGGCTCAGGCCCGCGCTGCGCGAGACCCACGGCGTCGTCATCTTCCACGAGCAGGTCCTGAGGGTGGTCGACGCCATGACCGGCTGCGGGCTGTCGGAGGCCGAGAGCGTCCGCCGCGCGCTGTCCTCGCCCGAGGGACGCGAGGCGGTCCGCACGTGGTGGGAGTGCTCGGTGCTGCCCGAGTTCGACCGCGAGACCACCGACCGGGCCTGGAGGGTGCTCGACGCGTTCGGCTCGTTCGGGTTCTGCAAGGCGCACGCCGCCGCGTTCGCGCTGCCCACCTACCAGTCGGCCTGGCTGAAGCGCCACCACGCCGCCGCGTTCTTCGCCGGGGTGCTCACCCACGAGCCGGGCATGTACCCCAATCGGGTCATCCTCGACGAGGCCCGCCAGTGCGGGGTGACCGTCCTGCCCCTGGACGTCAACCGCTCGGGACGGCAGTGGCTCGTCGAGCGCTGCCCCGCCCCGTCCTCCGGCGCCCCGCCCGAGGACCCTCCCCGCCGCGTCGGCGAGGGGTACGGCCTGCGGGTGCCGTTCTCGTCGGTCAAGGGCGTCAGCGAGGCCGAGGTCGAGCGCATGGTCGCCGGGCAGCCGTACACCTCGCTGGCCGACTTCTGGGAGCGGGCCCGGCCGTCGCGGCCGGTCGCCGAGCGCATCGTGCAGGTCGGCGGCGTCGACGCGCTGTACGGGCTGCACCCCGGAGGGCCGCGCTGGCGCCCGGGCGAGCTGACGCGCCGCGACCTGCTCGCCCAGGTCGGCACCCTGGAACGCGCCTCGGCGACGGGCGTGCGCGCCGCGCGCCGCGCCGGGGCCGGACGCGCCAGGGCCCAGCCTCCCCCCGAGGCCGGGACGGACGCCGTGCAGATCCCGATGGGCTTCACCGAGCACGTCCGGCCCGGCGAGCTGCCCGAGATGACCGAGGCGGAGGCCGTGCAGGCCGAGCTGGAGATCCTCGGCATGGACGTCAGCCGCCACATCATCGCCTTCCACGAGGACCTGCTCGCCGCGATCGGCGTCGTCAGGGCCTCGGAGCTGCTCACGATGCGCAACGGCGCCGAGATCCTCGTCGCGGGCGTGAAGGTCGCCACCCAGACCCCGGCCGTGCGCTCGGGACAGCGCGTCGTCTTCACCACCCTGGACGACGCCACCGGGCCGATCGACCTGACCTTCTTCGAGTCCGTGCAGGGCCACTGCGCCGCCACGCTGTTCGGGTCGTGGCTGCTGGTCGCCAAGGGCGCCGTACGGCGGGTCGGGGCCCACGCGGTCTCACTGCGCGCCCTGGACTGCTGGAACCTCGTCGAGCTCGACGAGATCTGGCGCACCGAGGGGATCGACGCGGTGCGCGCGGTGCTGGACGCCGTCCCCGCGGAGCGGGGCGGGGTCGGCGGGCGGCCCCTGGACTACGGCAACGGCTACCGGCTCTCGCCGTACGCCGACATCGGCCC